The nucleotide sequence CGCGTCCCTCAAGGTCGGGGAGGTGCTGCGCCAGCAGGGCGGCGGCCCGCGCCGTCCCCGCGCCCTGCGCGTCACGCGCGACGGGCAGAACGTGACCGTGGACGTGGGCCTGAACGTCGAGTACGGGCGCAACCTCGTGGGCGTGGCGGGGCAGGCCCAGCGGGCGGTGTCCGAGAACGTGGAACTCATGACCGGCCTGAAGGTGAAGGCCGTGAACGTGACGGTGCTGGGCGTGACGCTGCCGAAGGGGAACGCTTGACCCGGCATCCGCTCCGCCCGGTGAAGTCGGCGCACAGCGTCCTCTCCACGGAGGGACTATGACCCGCCGCCGAGAGAAGGCCGCCCAGCCCGTCGGCACCCGGCGCGCCGCCCGCGAGTTCGCCTTCCGGGTGCTGTTCGAGGCTGAGCGTGGGAACGTGCCGCTGGACGCCGTGTTCACCCGCGCCGAGGGGGCGATGCGCGAGGGAGACGACACCTTTCCGCAGCTCAACGACGAGGCGCTGGCCTTCGCGCGGCAGCTCGTGGACGGGTTGAGGGCGCACCGGGCCGAGCTGGACGACACCCTCCAACGCACCATTCGCGGCTGGAGCTTCGAGCAGATGGCCCAGACGGACCTCAACATCCTGCGCCTCGCCACCTTCGAGCTGATGCACACGCCCGAGCCGCACCCACCCGTCATCGAGAGCGCCGTCCGCATCGCCCGCAAGTTCGGCGGCGAGGACTCGGGCCGCTTCGTGAACGGGGTGCTCGCGGGCCTGAGCCGCAGCCTGAATCCCGTCCCGGAGAAGAAGGCGGAGGCGCAGGAGTGACGGCCACGACCGCCCGCGTCCTCGCCGGTCCTCCAGCGGCGGCGGCCCTCCTTGCGGAGACGGCGGCCCGTGCCCGGCGGCTGCCCACCCCGCCCCACCTCGCCCTCGTGCGGCTGGGGGAGGACCCCGCCAGCATGAGCTACGTGCGCGGCAAGGACCGCAAGGCGCGTGAGGTGGGCCTGCGAAGCACGGTGTACGCTCTGCCGGAGACGACCTCCCAGGACGAACTCCTCGCCCTGATTGCCCGCCTCAACGCGGACGACGGGGTGAACGGCCTCCTCGTCCAGCTTCCCCTGCCCGCGCATGTGGACGAGGAGGCGGTGCTGCACGCCATCGACCCGCGCAAGGACGTGGACGGCTTCCACCCGGCCAACGTCGGGGCGCTGTGGGCGGGCCGTCCGACCCTGACGCCCTGCACGCCCGCCGGGGTGATGGCGCTGCTGGCGCACTATGGCCTCCCCGTCGCCGGGCAGCGGGCCGTCATTGTGGGCCGCAGCCATATCGTCGGGCGACCGATGGCGGCGCTGCTGCTGAACGCCGACGCGACCGTGACCGTCGCCCACAGCCGGACCCGTGACCTCGCGGCGGTGACGCGGGAGGCCGACCTCCTGATCGCCGCCGTGGGCCGCGCGCACCTCCTCACGCCGGACATGGTGAAGCCGGGCGCAACGGTCGTGGACGTGGGAATCAACCGTGTGTCGGGCGGGCCGGAGGGCAAGACCTCGCTGACGGGCGACGTTCACCCGGACGTGGCGGCGGTGGCCGGGGCGCTCACGCCCGTGCCGGGGGGTGTCGGCCCGATGACCATCGCGCAACTCCTGGCGAACACGGTCACGGCGGCGGAGCGGCAGCAGGCGGAAGGGTAAGGGCAGAGGGCGGAAAGGCCCAACACCCGAACGCGGCAAAGGCTCTAAACTCCCCGGCGAGTGTGAACACCCCTCTCGAAGACCTCCTCGGCAACCGCTGGCTCTGGACCGCCGTCTTTGCGTCGGTGGGCGCGCAGGCGATCAAAGTCCTCCTCATTCTGCTCCTGGAGCGCCGCTGGCGTCCCGCCGCCGCGATGGAGACGGGCGGGATGCCCAGCAGCCACTCCGCGATGGTCGCGGCCCTCACGACGGGCGTGGCGCTCACCCAGGGCCTCGGCAGCCCCCTTTTCGCCGCCAGCGCCGTCTTCGCCCTGATCGTCATGTACGACGCGACGGGCGTGCGCCACTCCAGCGGCATCCAGGCCCGGCTCCTGAACGAACTCGTGGAGGAGTTGCGCGCCGTCGTCCGCGAGGGCTTCGCGCCCCTGCCGCTGCGGGTGCTGCTCGGCCACACCTATCTGGAAGTGCTGGTGGGCACGCTGATCGGCGTCGGGATGGCGTTTCTGGCGTTCCGGGTGCTGTAGGGGAGAGGGGCCAGCCGCCAGCCGCCAGCGAGAGAGGGAAATCGACTGTGTCAGTCGGGAGACCGTTGATCCCTCTCCCCGGTTCGGGAGGCGTCCACGCCTGCACGGTCCGCGTCCTCCCCCCTCGTCCCCGGCACGACGGGTCCCACGAGGGCCGCGCCGGAAGGAGAGCGGTGGCGGGAGGGCCTGCGGTCGCTCACAGGTCGCCAGCCTCCCGAACTCAGGGTGCCAGAACCCTCCCCAGGACCGCCTTGACTTTCGGGCCTCCCCGCCGCATGATGCCATCAACTGGCAACGTTACCAAATCGAGTGTTCGCTTGTGGGCGCGGGCGAGCCGTGTTCCGGTGGGGGCGAGGGGGGGGAGGATGACCAGACCGAGGGTGCGGGACGTGGCGCGCGTGGCGGGCGTGGGGGCGAGTACGGTGTCGCGGGTGCTCAACGGTCGCCCGCACATCTCGGCGCGGGTGCGCGAGCGGGTGCTGGCGGCGGTGGAGAGCCTGGGGTACACGCCGGACCTGAACGCGCGCAGCCTGCGCTCGGGGCAGACGGGGGCGGTCTCGGTGCTGCTGCCGATGACGGGCACGCCCTTCTACGAGACCCTGCTGACGGCGGTTCACACGCGGCTGGAGGCGGCAGACCTCGACCTCGCGCTGTTTCCGCTGATGGGAGGTCAGCGCGTGCGCCGCTTTCGTGACCCCGGCGCGCTGCTCTACCGGGCGGACGGACTCCTCATCGTGTCGCAGCGTCCCGACACGCTCTACCACGGGCACCCGCCCTTCGCGGGGCCGGTCGTGCTGGTGGACGCGCACCATCCCGAGTACCACAGCGTGTCCTTCGACAACCTCGGCGCGGGGCGGATGGCGGGCGAACTCGCGCTCTCGCGCGGGCTGCCGGTCGTGCTGCTGAGCGCGGCGGAGGTCCCCGGCGAACTCGACTCGCCCGTCTTCGTGGAGCGCCGGGAGGGGGTGCTGGAGGTGCTGGCGGGGCGGGGCGTCTTCCCCGCGCTCACCGTGCCCGTGCCCGCCACCCTGGAGGGGGGCCGGGAGGGGGCGCGGCAGCTCCTCGCGCGGCGGCCACCGGGACCCTTTTTCCTGCTGGCCCTCAGCGACGACCTCGCCGTCGGGGCGGCGCGCGCGCTCGCGGACGCGGGGGTGCGGCCCGGACGCGACTACCTCCTGCTGGGCTTCGATGGGGGCGCGGCGGCGGCGGAGGCCGGCATCAGCAGCGTCGCCCAGCCGGTCGCCGGGATGGGCGAGGCCGCCGCCGAGGTGCTGCTGGGGGCACTCGCGGGCGAGGAGCGCGGCCTGAGCGCGCGGGTCTTTGCCCCCACCCTGCTCGAGCGGGCGAGCACCGTCCTCCAGGGCGGGTGAGGCGGGACCCGTGGTGCCGCGCCGCCTCACCCCCGGACCGCACCGGGTCCGCCCGCCGCCCGGAACTCGGGACCCTCTCCAGGGAGGCGCGGGAACGAAAAGATGAGGCCGAACATCCATTCAACCTGGGACCCGAACTCGGGTCTCATATCGGCCAGCGGGGCGCGAGCCGGCATGGCCTGGAGGAGTGCTATGAAACGAGTGGTCTTTCCGCTGTTGACCCTGAGCCTGCTAGGAAGCGCTTCCGCCGTGAACCTGACGATGTGGACCTCCGCCGAGTCGGCGGTCGAGTTGGCGTGGATGCGGGCGCAGGTGGCCGCGTTCGAGAAGAGCACGGGGAACAAAGTCACCATCGTGAGCGTGCCGTTCGCGCAGACGCAGGACAAGTTCATCCAGAGCGCGCCGAAGGGGCAGGGGCCGGACCTGATCGCCACCGAGCCGCACGACCGGCTGGGGCGCTACGCCGCCTCGGGCGTGATCGAGCCGCTGGACCGGTACGTCACCTCGAAGACCAGGACCGATTACGACAAGACCGCGCTGGGTGCCTTCACCTACAAGGGCAAGCTGTTCGGCCTGCCGCTGAGCGCCGAGGCGGTGGCCCTGGTCTACAACAGGAAGCTGGTGCCGGGGGCACCGACGACCTGGGCGGCGGTGCTCAAGGCGGCGCAGGCCAACACCGGCAGCGGCAAGTTCGGCTTGCTATTCGATGTCACCGAACCCTACAAGAGCTACGGCTTCGTCAGCGCGTATGGCGGGTACGTGTTCAAGAACACTGGCGGGACGCTAAACGTGAAGAACGTGGGCCTGGGCAACGCGGGGACGGCGAGGGCGCTGGCATTCCTCAACGACCTGCGCTACAAGTACAACCTCGTGCCGGAGGGTTTGAGCCAGGACGCCGCGAAGAGTGCGTTCGTGGACGGGCGGCGATGTTCTACACCGGACCCTGGGACATGGAGGACATCAAGAAGGCGGGCATCGATTACGGGATCGTGAACTTCCCGACGCCTCCCGGCGCGACCGGCAAGTGGAGTCCGTTCGTGGGGGTGCGGGCGGTGCTGGTGAACGCCTACAGCAAGAACAAGCCGGCGGCGGTGGCGCTGGCGCGGCAGCTCACAGGTCCCGACGCGCAACTGTCGCATTACACGGCGAGCGGGACGATTCCGGTGAGCCTCTCGGCGCGCTCCCGCCTCAAGAGTGACCCGATCGTCGTGGGCTTCGGGCGGGCGATCAGCGCGGGCACCTCCATGCCCAACGTGCCGGAGATGGGAGCGGTGTGGGGTCCCTGGGCCGCCGCGACGGCGCAGGCCGTGCAAAAACCCAACCAACCCTACGCCGACCTGCTCAAGAAGGCGGTCGCCGAGATCAACTCCAACATCAAGTGACGAGCAAATGACAAGCAAGTGACAAGCAAGTGACAAGGAGGGAGCGTGCCCCGGAACGGTGGACTGGAAGCCCCTCTCCCGTCCACCTTCCGGCTGCTCCCCGCCCCCGGCGGCTGCCCACCGCACGTCCCGCCTCGACCGGGGGCCGGGGGCCACTGTTGTTCCCTCCCGCGCCCCGCCTCCCGAGGGCACACGCGGGGCGCTGCTGGCCGTGCCCGTGCTGGCCCTGCTGCTCGGCTGGCGGCTGGCGGATGGCATGAGCGAGGGAGGGGTGAGGCGTCAGATTTTGGGGATGAGGGGCTTTCGGGTGATCTGCAAGGAGATCGGCAGAGCGAGTTGGAACGCGGGAACGAGCGACTGAAGCGCCGGCTGGCGAGAAAGAGTTGGCCTACACGTCGCGGAAAAAGCCTGGGGTCTCCGGGTCCGGCTCAGCTCGTCGCAGGGTACGAGAAGCTTGTGAGCCTGGCCCGATTCCCGTGCGAAGCGGGCATCCCCGCAAGGAGGGCGACCAGCATGACATGGAGGAGCGGGAAGACAGTTGACCAGGCCGCCTCCGCTGAGACCTTCGCGCAACGCGAGCGCGATTGGCGCAACGGGGCGATCGTCTATCAGGTGCTCGTCGACCGGTTCGCACCGTCGGTACGGCTGGACGCCAAGCGCGACCTCTATCCACCGCCCAAAGTGCTGCGCGACTGGTCGGAGGTGCCGCACCCCGGGACCTACCTGGCCGACGCACAGCTCAACAGTCAGGAACTCGAGTTCTGGGGCGGTGATCTCGCCAGCCTCAGCCGTCGGCTCGACCATGTGCAGCACCTCGGGGCCGACGTGCTCTACCTGAATCCCATCCACCTGGCCTACACGAACCACAAGTACGACGCCCTGGACTTCCAGATGGTCTCCCCGGAATTTGGCGACCGGCAGGACTTCAGGGGCCTGGCGCGCGAGGTGCACGACCGGGGCATGAGGCTGGTGCTGGACGGGGTGTTCAACCACATGGGCCGCAACGCACCGATCTTTCAGGATGCGCTCAAGAACCCGGCGAGCGTGTGGCGGGACTGGTTTGCCCTCGGCCCACAGTACGCGGGTGGCGCGCGGGTCTGGACCGGCTACCACAACCTGCCGGAGCTGAATCTCGAACACCCCGCCGTCCGGGACCATCTCTACGCCGACCCCGAATCGGTCGTCCGCAGCTATCTCCGGGACGGGGCCGACGGGTGGCGCCTCGACACCGCCTTCGAACTGGGCCATGCCTACCTGCGCGACCTGACCCGCGCGGCGCACGAGGAAAAGCCCGGCTCCCTGATCGTCGGCGAGATCAACAACTACCCCGATGCCTGGCTCCAGTCCATCGACGCGGTGATGAACTTCACCCTCCGTCACCTCGTGCTGGACATGGCCGCAGGCGTCATCTCTGCGGCGA is from Deinococcus sp. YIM 134068 and encodes:
- a CDS encoding Asp23/Gls24 family envelope stress response protein, producing the protein MEVEISRSVLTDIAQTTLDGIEGIEVASASLKVGEVLRQQGGGPRRPRALRVTRDGQNVTVDVGLNVEYGRNLVGVAGQAQRAVSENVELMTGLKVKAVNVTVLGVTLPKGNA
- the nusB gene encoding transcription antitermination factor NusB, yielding MTRRREKAAQPVGTRRAAREFAFRVLFEAERGNVPLDAVFTRAEGAMREGDDTFPQLNDEALAFARQLVDGLRAHRAELDDTLQRTIRGWSFEQMAQTDLNILRLATFELMHTPEPHPPVIESAVRIARKFGGEDSGRFVNGVLAGLSRSLNPVPEKKAEAQE
- the folD gene encoding bifunctional methylenetetrahydrofolate dehydrogenase/methenyltetrahydrofolate cyclohydrolase FolD, translated to MTATTARVLAGPPAAAALLAETAARARRLPTPPHLALVRLGEDPASMSYVRGKDRKAREVGLRSTVYALPETTSQDELLALIARLNADDGVNGLLVQLPLPAHVDEEAVLHAIDPRKDVDGFHPANVGALWAGRPTLTPCTPAGVMALLAHYGLPVAGQRAVIVGRSHIVGRPMAALLLNADATVTVAHSRTRDLAAVTREADLLIAAVGRAHLLTPDMVKPGATVVDVGINRVSGGPEGKTSLTGDVHPDVAAVAGALTPVPGGVGPMTIAQLLANTVTAAERQQAEG
- a CDS encoding divergent PAP2 family protein produces the protein MNTPLEDLLGNRWLWTAVFASVGAQAIKVLLILLLERRWRPAAAMETGGMPSSHSAMVAALTTGVALTQGLGSPLFAASAVFALIVMYDATGVRHSSGIQARLLNELVEELRAVVREGFAPLPLRVLLGHTYLEVLVGTLIGVGMAFLAFRVL
- a CDS encoding LacI family DNA-binding transcriptional regulator, which gives rise to MTRPRVRDVARVAGVGASTVSRVLNGRPHISARVRERVLAAVESLGYTPDLNARSLRSGQTGAVSVLLPMTGTPFYETLLTAVHTRLEAADLDLALFPLMGGQRVRRFRDPGALLYRADGLLIVSQRPDTLYHGHPPFAGPVVLVDAHHPEYHSVSFDNLGAGRMAGELALSRGLPVVLLSAAEVPGELDSPVFVERREGVLEVLAGRGVFPALTVPVPATLEGGREGARQLLARRPPGPFFLLALSDDLAVGAARALADAGVRPGRDYLLLGFDGGAAAAEAGISSVAQPVAGMGEAAAEVLLGALAGEERGLSARVFAPTLLERASTVLQGG
- a CDS encoding glycoside hydrolase family 13 protein; translation: MTWRSGKTVDQAASAETFAQRERDWRNGAIVYQVLVDRFAPSVRLDAKRDLYPPPKVLRDWSEVPHPGTYLADAQLNSQELEFWGGDLASLSRRLDHVQHLGADVLYLNPIHLAYTNHKYDALDFQMVSPEFGDRQDFRGLAREVHDRGMRLVLDGVFNHMGRNAPIFQDALKNPASVWRDWFALGPQYAGGARVWTGYHNLPELNLEHPAVRDHLYADPESVVRSYLRDGADGWRLDTAFELGHAYLRDLTRAAHEEKPGSLIVGEINNYPDAWLQSIDAVMNFTLRHLVLDMAAGVISAATAGRRIDRLVRDAGIEPLLKSWVVIDNHDIPRIATQLPRLSRRRLVQALQFTLPGAPNIYYGSEVGMVGGADPENRAPMRWDLVHADNPELVWIKGLIGMRKQHRALRIGEFRLVESDRFLAFERYTERALETVVVVANPSGAALTDRVLIANAGLMDGTPMVDLLSPVNGPPAGTVDAACLTVTVPAETVMVLMPREQALGGYSRYKRIL